A segment of the Lycium barbarum isolate Lr01 chromosome 7, ASM1917538v2, whole genome shotgun sequence genome:
tggccaagcttccaaAATCCGCTTATTTCGAAAAGTATTTTTTGTTAGAAGTGCTTTTCGAAAAAGTAATTTTGGGGAGTATCATTTTGtttttggctaatcaatttgaaaagcacTCTTGACAATATTAGAGCAGTACTTTGTGCTTGGCCAATGTTCCAGAAGTGCTTCCGGGGAAAAGCTACTTTTTTTAGTTTCTGCAAAACAACTTCTGCTACTAGTCAAAAGCACTTGGTTTTTTCCGTAAAAGCTACGCCAAACACCTCAACTTTctaaaaataagtacttttggcttccaaaagcttggccaaacaggctattagtcttTAAAAAGAACGGCATCTTTTTATATTCCAGAACTCTTTAACTTTAAAATTCACTGTTAATGATATGCTGTATAGAAATGTCATGGCATATGATTAAGACCACAAGTTCTAAGGGTACTTTAGGTATGCGCCCAAAGTCTTTCTTTCGTTCCTATCCTCCAGAGAATCAAGCACCTTTGTATAAAATGAAACGAAGGGAGTATATAGTTGATGGAGCATTTTCTTGTGGAAGTTCTCCTGActatatatttttttcctttcttccaaagATGACGCTGCTGGTTTGGGTGTTCAAGGATCTGCTGTCAATATTGCGACAGCTGCTACAAGTGCCATGGATGTGGATGTAGTTTTCAGCAGACCCTTTGCGGTGATTGATGAAATATCTGAGGCATCTCCGGCAGCAGAGGACGGTTTACAGCTTGGAGATCAGGTTGTGAGATTCGGGAATGTCCAGTCAGGTGAGAATATTCTACAGCGCCTTGCTGCTGAATCACAGTCGAACCAGGGGTGTGCGGTATCCATGACGGTCATGAGGCAAGGTGCTATGACTAACGTGAAAGTGACTCCAAGAGCTTGGCAGGGCTGCGGCCTGCTAGGGTATGTTTATTTTTCCTTGTTTAGTCAATGAGCAGAAGAATCCTTGTTTCTTGCTTTATTTTCTTTCCTTCATTTGCATCATCTTAACGTTCTTATAATATCATTAACTTGTAATCTGTTGTCATCTGCAGATGCAATTTCCGGATCTTATGATGAGTTTGTCAACTGGATATGAAGAAGTATTCATCTGCGGCTTCTTAAACCTCGTGTATTTTCTGTTGGTCTTTCATGAACGGATGCAAAAGATTTTGTGGATAAAACGATTGCTATCTAACAGCTATTCAGACTCGATTGCATCATTTAAAATGCTTGTGCACTTTGGGttcctttaatcttgtggttttaacATGCGCTGTGAAATGTTGGAATTAAGGAGTTACTAAATATggaaaataagacacttaaaCTGGAACTGAGGGAGTATCACTGTTCGCGAAAATTCCCTCATCACCTGTTGCGTCACCTGTTGTGTACCATGTTTCATATGGCATTGCACCATGTTTCAACTGCGTAACCGATCCAACTTTTTTAGTTGCTGCATGTAAGTACCAAAAACTGAACAACTTCAGTGTATTTGGTTGCAGGAGTAAATGGCATAAGGTCTAAAGAAAACTCAATGCtgactttatttaattatttatttattttataatcgAGAGTTCGCCCAAGGTAGTGGTGTGTGTTTAGGAACTCTTTAGATAATTGGTAAGGTCTGTGACTAAGCAGTTCAAAACTCCATTGATAATTAGCTCATTCTTCTATTTTTCTCCACTTAAATTCTAGGCGCTTATCAGATGATACTACAGCAGTTCAAAACTCTGAATAATTAGTTCGCCTTTCTACCCTTCCCCACTTAAATTCTTGGCTCTTGGCTGTGACAGGATTCGAACCTGTGACGTGTGTCCAATACCAAGTCTATCTGATAATACAAATTCAACCTATATCAACTTTTCTGAGTTTGAACACATCACAGCTAGGCAGTGAAATTCTTCAACCAACTATAGGTATCTGATATGTCACAATCTTACAGAGATTCATGCTTGATCTTCTAATTCGATTTGATTGTGTACATGTATGTCAACAGTTTATATGCTAAACTAATTCATGTCCAAAGTATTGC
Coding sequences within it:
- the LOC132602963 gene encoding uncharacterized protein LOC132602963, which gives rise to MVGTNLKAETMKLMDERANKETEMDVIIQRLSQPGGPGLSGNLVDSEGFPRTDIDIPTVCADRHRLAELRNDHKIMTEKIDQNIQVLHSARLASTPSSVKDSDDAAGLGVQGSAVNIATAATSAMDVDVVFSRPFAVIDEISEASPAAEDGLQLGDQVVRFGNVQSGENILQRLAAESQSNQGCAVSMTVMRQGAMTNVKVTPRAWQGCGLLGCNFRIL